A stretch of Clostridium sp. BJN0001 DNA encodes these proteins:
- a CDS encoding Veg family protein codes for MEKVRTIASIKNDIERHVGEMVTLKANGGRKKILVNDGIIESVYPSIFVIRLKDDIKRTVTYSYSDVLTKTVQLVFPA; via the coding sequence ATGGAAAAGGTCAGAACGATAGCTTCAATAAAGAATGATATTGAAAGACATGTAGGAGAAATGGTGACATTAAAGGCTAACGGAGGAAGAAAAAAAATATTAGTAAATGATGGCATTATTGAGAGCGTATACCCTAGTATTTTTGTAATTAGATTAAAAGATGATATAAAAAGAACAGTAACATATAGTTATTCGGATGTTTTGACAAAAACTGTTCAGCTGGTTTTTCCAGCATAA
- the yabG gene encoding sporulation peptidase YabG — protein sequence MNIGDKVVRKSYGKDVIFKIIDLKTKNGKDCIVLKGISLRIIADADADDLIKVEDYSTSAQEKILNKRVNNAIKKAISYRNDFRGGKEVKASKEKNELMFGRPGRILHIDGDKEYMETCLKVYKQLSLDAVGVTIAEQDQPDNVVSIVKEVKPDIVVLTGHDSVVKKPDDYLDLKNYRNSKYYLESVKNLRDYNSSYDELVIFAGACQSCYERILDVGANFASSPNRVLIHCLDPVFVCEKIAYTRVDKIVPIKDVIENTITGIKGVGGLQTRGKYREGYPKSVYI from the coding sequence ATGAATATAGGAGATAAAGTGGTTAGAAAATCTTATGGAAAAGATGTAATATTTAAAATTATAGATTTAAAAACTAAAAATGGAAAAGACTGCATTGTTTTAAAAGGAATAAGCCTTAGAATAATTGCAGATGCGGATGCAGATGATCTTATAAAGGTTGAAGATTATTCAACATCAGCTCAAGAGAAAATTTTAAATAAAAGAGTTAATAATGCAATTAAAAAGGCAATTTCATATAGAAATGATTTTAGAGGAGGAAAAGAAGTAAAGGCAAGCAAAGAAAAAAACGAATTAATGTTTGGAAGACCAGGACGTATACTTCATATTGATGGGGACAAGGAGTATATGGAGACATGTCTTAAGGTATACAAGCAGCTTTCCCTTGATGCAGTAGGAGTAACGATTGCAGAGCAGGATCAGCCAGATAATGTTGTTTCTATAGTTAAAGAAGTAAAGCCTGATATAGTAGTTTTAACTGGTCATGATAGTGTTGTAAAAAAACCTGATGATTATTTAGATTTAAAAAATTATAGAAATTCAAAGTATTATTTAGAATCTGTAAAAAATTTAAGAGATTATAATTCAAGTTATGATGAACTTGTTATTTTTGCAGGAGCATGCCAGAGCTGTTATGAGAGAATTTTAGATGTAGGTGCAAATTTTGCTTCAAGTCCTAATAGAGTGCTTATTCACTGCCTTGATCCTGTTTTTGTATGTGAGAAGATAGCCTATACGAGAGTAGATAAGATAGTCCCTATAAAAGACGTGATAGAGAACACTATAACAGGCATAAAAGGGGTTGGAGGATTGCAAACAAGAGGCAAATATAGAGAAGGATACCCAAAATCTGTATATATATAA
- a CDS encoding CotS family spore coat protein encodes MMREIEIERQFDIKIEQMKANKGVYHLKTNKGDRCLKKINYGPQKLAFVYGAKDHLVKNGFDNLDKYYLNIHGEPYALVNEDLYTLSEWLDGCECDFHNIEEVKLASVALAKMHEASKGYDPPENSKLKSDLGRWPHLMEKRIKSFDKMRDMARKKNIKNDFDVKYINSLEFYKELGKNALLELNKSEYYELCMKAENNKTFCHHDYTYHNIILNDKKDISIIDFDYCKREIRTFDISNFITKVLKRVDWNIEYAKAILDSYNSVSELKNEEYRVLFAYLEFPQRYWRLANRYYYNEVNWAQNTFSLKLQKIVDEKENYLEFLKEFKKIYVKE; translated from the coding sequence ATGATGAGAGAAATTGAAATTGAAAGACAATTCGATATAAAGATTGAACAAATGAAAGCAAATAAAGGTGTATATCATTTAAAAACAAATAAAGGTGACAGGTGCTTAAAGAAGATAAATTATGGACCTCAAAAATTAGCATTTGTATATGGAGCTAAAGACCATCTTGTAAAAAATGGATTTGATAATTTAGATAAATATTATTTAAATATACATGGAGAACCATATGCTTTAGTAAATGAAGATCTATATACATTATCTGAATGGCTTGATGGATGTGAATGTGACTTTCATAATATAGAAGAGGTAAAACTTGCATCTGTAGCACTTGCAAAAATGCATGAGGCATCAAAAGGATATGATCCTCCTGAGAATTCAAAACTTAAGAGTGATCTTGGACGTTGGCCTCATCTTATGGAAAAAAGAATAAAATCATTTGATAAGATGAGGGACATGGCACGAAAGAAAAACATAAAAAATGATTTTGATGTTAAGTATATTAATTCTTTGGAATTTTATAAGGAACTTGGGAAAAATGCACTTTTAGAACTCAATAAATCTGAGTATTATGAGTTATGTATGAAGGCTGAAAATAATAAAACATTCTGTCATCATGATTACACATATCATAATATAATTTTAAATGATAAAAAAGACATAAGTATAATTGATTTTGATTATTGCAAAAGAGAGATAAGAACTTTTGATATAAGTAATTTTATTACAAAAGTTTTAAAAAGAGTAGATTGGAATATAGAGTATGCAAAAGCTATATTAGATTCTTACAATTCAGTATCTGAACTTAAAAATGAAGAATATAGAGTTCTTTTTGCGTACTTAGAATTTCCACAAAGGTACTGGAGGCTTGCAAACAGATATTATTATAATGAAGTTAATTGGGCACAAAACACATTTTCATTAAAACTTCAAAAAATAGTAGATGAAAAGGAAAATTATTTGGAATTTTTAAAAGAATTCAAAAAAATTTATGTCAAAGAATAG
- a CDS encoding glycosyltransferase family 1 protein produces MKIGIDGRAAKWYRGTGIGTYTHELIKSLSNTDSINNYSIFMPDCELKNTLSDNFKINYVDTDYSNNFWDEVNVPNILNNSDIDLYHVPQNGVGLSEYVKCKKVITLHDIIPLRMPETVSDRYLRIFNNELPKTLQICDGIITVSEFSKNDISKQFNIPEDKIFVTHLAAEDLYTPLSKCGSKKEITKKYGIEEDFILYVGGFSPRKNIIGLIESYSLLPNNLKNKYKLVIIGKKGKSYSKYKKRTEDLSISENVIFTDFIPLHDMPLFYNAAEVLVYPSFYEGFGLPPIEAMACGTPVITSNVTSLKEICQGSAILVNPEDIDMLSKNIERVLTNSLLRLTLVRKSLEKSREFSWNKTALKTINAYRKILS; encoded by the coding sequence ATGAAAATAGGTATAGATGGAAGAGCTGCCAAATGGTATCGCGGCACTGGAATTGGTACTTATACTCATGAACTTATAAAAAGTCTCAGCAACACTGATTCTATCAATAATTATTCAATTTTTATGCCTGATTGCGAATTGAAAAACACTCTGTCTGATAACTTTAAAATAAATTATGTTGATACTGATTACTCAAATAACTTTTGGGATGAAGTAAACGTTCCTAATATTTTGAATAACTCAGACATCGATCTTTATCATGTTCCCCAAAATGGAGTGGGACTTTCAGAATACGTCAAATGCAAAAAGGTTATAACTCTTCATGATATAATACCACTTAGAATGCCTGAAACTGTAAGTGACAGATATCTTCGAATTTTTAATAACGAACTTCCAAAAACTCTTCAAATATGTGATGGAATTATTACTGTTTCTGAATTTTCAAAAAATGATATATCAAAACAATTTAATATTCCAGAAGATAAAATTTTTGTAACTCATCTTGCTGCTGAAGATTTATATACTCCTCTCAGTAAATGTGGATCAAAAAAAGAAATAACTAAAAAATATGGCATTGAAGAAGATTTTATACTTTACGTAGGTGGATTTAGTCCAAGAAAAAATATAATAGGACTTATTGAATCTTATTCACTTCTCCCTAATAATTTAAAAAATAAATATAAACTAGTTATCATAGGCAAAAAGGGAAAATCATATTCAAAATATAAAAAAAGAACTGAAGATCTTAGTATAAGCGAAAATGTAATATTTACAGATTTTATTCCTTTACATGATATGCCGTTATTTTATAATGCTGCTGAAGTACTTGTATATCCATCATTTTATGAAGGATTTGGGCTGCCACCAATTGAAGCAATGGCATGTGGTACACCTGTTATAACATCAAATGTAACATCGTTAAAAGAAATCTGTCAAGGTTCTGCAATACTTGTTAATCCAGAAGATATCGATATGCTTTCAAAAAATATAGAAAGAGTTCTTACAAACAGTCTTTTAAGACTCACTCTTGTAAGAAAAAGTCTTGAAAAAAGCAGAGAATTTTCTTGGAATAAAACAGCCTTAAAAACAATAAATGCATATAGAAAAATTTTATCATAA
- a CDS encoding CotS family spore coat protein, giving the protein MVKNKYIEQKYLCGYDLDKNFFDSINIKVDDIIPLRKVFVISTKNGKKILKKIEKSSDEINMINECLLYIKKTDPDIIEFNKFPDGNVFKEYKGNMYVVMDIFKGHEVSFSNPVEVDLCAKSLAKMHKSSKGIMEYINKKYNKNFIDKSFLFKIDQCVKNLKYIKDMVSRFKYKNEFDDLFFRYIDKYLDEVIAASRFLLNSSYNDLRQEKETICVCHNDTVYRNFIVNNDRVSLIDFDFMTIDLRVMDVADFILKTIKNAGFDFEKMKSVLQSYESVSKLDLREKKVLYGLLYFPKDFYNISLDYYFRRKMWDYNIYLDRLKMKIENDKLRYQFLDFLRKEI; this is encoded by the coding sequence GTGGTAAAAAATAAATACATTGAACAGAAATATTTATGTGGCTATGATCTTGATAAAAATTTTTTTGATAGTATTAATATTAAAGTAGATGATATTATTCCACTTAGAAAAGTATTTGTCATTTCTACTAAAAATGGTAAAAAAATATTAAAGAAAATTGAAAAAAGTTCTGATGAAATAAATATGATAAATGAGTGCCTTTTGTATATAAAGAAAACTGATCCTGATATAATAGAGTTTAATAAATTTCCAGATGGAAATGTATTTAAAGAATATAAAGGAAATATGTATGTTGTTATGGATATATTTAAAGGGCATGAGGTTTCTTTTTCAAATCCTGTCGAAGTTGATCTTTGTGCGAAATCTCTTGCAAAAATGCATAAATCCTCTAAAGGAATAATGGAATATATTAATAAAAAATATAATAAAAATTTTATTGACAAATCATTTCTTTTTAAAATAGATCAATGTGTAAAGAATTTAAAATATATAAAAGATATGGTTTCAAGATTTAAATATAAAAATGAATTTGATGATTTATTTTTTAGATATATAGATAAATATTTAGACGAAGTTATAGCAGCCTCTAGGTTTTTATTAAATAGCAGTTATAATGATTTGAGGCAGGAGAAGGAAACGATATGTGTCTGTCATAATGATACTGTATATAGAAATTTTATTGTGAATAACGATAGGGTAAGTCTTATTGATTTTGATTTTATGACTATTGATCTAAGAGTTATGGATGTAGCAGATTTTATTTTAAAAACTATAAAAAATGCGGGGTTTGATTTTGAAAAAATGAAATCTGTGTTACAATCTTATGAATCAGTTTCAAAGCTTGATTTAAGAGAGAAAAAGGTACTTTATGGATTGTTATATTTTCCAAAAGATTTTTACAATATATCATTAGATTATTATTTTAGAAGAAAGATGTGGGATTATAATATATATCTTGATAGGTTAAAAATGAAGATTGAAAACGATAAATTAAGATATCAGTTTTTAGATTTTTTAAGAAAGGAAATATAA
- a CDS encoding spore coat protein, with translation MSCESVKLKLKCAGIEISDNPFQKVSDIDEEFIYRQIDLITSFHKKAKSCSFDSIDGLQSVIGKEIERYKMQLKKLERYYNNIYSNPIKNCVDIYLISEGMNMLNQGNEAIRYIYNNGYLDIIKRSMNRNEICLVKCDETNLVKDGEKLVIYYLKSICYNLVEEDLLGYIKRLQKRGYKGDIEDLIKYFAFKSHLSFDTIKYLKGMMFYPKEFLKQWERYSDNKSRKTFDETLKKLKKAAAYEEKKDLFIY, from the coding sequence TTGAGCTGTGAAAGTGTTAAATTGAAACTTAAATGTGCAGGAATAGAAATATCAGATAATCCTTTTCAAAAAGTTTCTGATATTGATGAAGAATTTATTTACAGGCAGATTGATTTAATTACCTCATTTCATAAAAAAGCAAAATCATGTTCATTTGACAGCATAGATGGTCTGCAAAGTGTAATCGGAAAAGAAATTGAAAGATATAAAATGCAGCTTAAAAAACTTGAGAGGTATTATAATAATATTTATTCAAATCCTATAAAAAATTGTGTAGATATATATCTTATATCAGAGGGAATGAATATGCTTAATCAGGGAAATGAAGCTATAAGGTATATATATAATAATGGATATCTGGATATAATAAAAAGAAGTATGAATAGAAACGAAATCTGCCTTGTAAAATGTGATGAGACAAATTTAGTGAAAGATGGAGAAAAATTAGTGATATATTATTTAAAATCAATTTGCTATAATCTTGTTGAAGAGGATTTACTTGGATATATAAAAAGGCTTCAGAAAAGGGGATATAAAGGAGATATAGAAGATTTAATTAAATATTTTGCATTTAAATCACATCTTTCATTTGATACTATTAAGTATTTAAAGGGTATGATGTTTTATCCAAAAGAGTTTTTAAAACAATGGGAAAGGTATTCAGATAATAAAAGCAGAAAAACATTTGATGAAACTTTAAAAAAACTTAAAAAGGCAGCTGCATATGAAGAAAAAAAAGATTTATTTATATATTAA
- a CDS encoding CotS family spore coat protein, with the protein MDNTLSSISIKEYVESKYDIKCQEIIKVKGSYMIKSDGKSYCLKVNEYTYEHTLFIVSAIIHLRKNNFFSVPEIIKDKEDRYFGVIDKKCVYLTKWLKARESNFSNPVELEYISEKLSELHLKSRNFNISSDMSPRIYWFRWEQNFNDRKNEISNFLERIDEKAQKNKFDKLYLKYAGKEIERAENSIKGLKENFYVKAMEKEVFKRGFCHHDFAHHNILIDKDSNINIIDFDYCILDTHLHDLCSLLIRTMKNGKWCSNIADLIITSYSKNLAIEDYEVPIMREFMRFPQSFWQIGLQVYWEMQPWGEDFFYQKLIKYLEDCDERENFIDGYF; encoded by the coding sequence ATGGACAATACTTTAAGCAGTATTTCTATAAAAGAATATGTTGAATCAAAGTATGATATAAAGTGCCAAGAAATTATAAAAGTTAAAGGAAGCTATATGATAAAAAGTGATGGTAAATCTTACTGCCTTAAGGTTAATGAGTATACGTATGAGCATACGTTATTTATAGTTTCAGCAATTATACATTTAAGAAAAAATAATTTCTTTTCTGTACCTGAAATAATAAAAGATAAAGAAGACAGGTATTTTGGTGTTATTGATAAAAAATGTGTTTATCTAACAAAATGGCTTAAAGCAAGAGAAAGTAATTTCAGTAATCCTGTAGAACTTGAATATATTTCTGAGAAGCTTTCAGAACTTCATTTGAAAAGTAGAAATTTTAATATATCATCTGATATGAGTCCTAGAATCTATTGGTTTAGATGGGAACAAAATTTTAATGATAGAAAGAATGAAATTTCAAATTTTTTAGAAAGAATAGATGAAAAAGCACAAAAAAACAAGTTTGATAAATTGTATCTTAAATACGCAGGAAAGGAAATAGAGAGAGCAGAGAATAGTATTAAAGGATTAAAAGAAAATTTTTATGTAAAAGCCATGGAAAAAGAAGTTTTTAAAAGAGGATTTTGTCATCATGACTTTGCTCATCATAATATTCTTATAGATAAAGATTCAAATATAAATATAATTGATTTTGATTATTGCATTTTAGATACACATCTTCATGATCTATGTTCACTTTTAATACGAACCATGAAAAATGGAAAATGGTGCTCAAATATAGCAGATTTAATAATAACTTCGTATAGTAAAAATTTAGCGATAGAAGATTATGAAGTACCGATAATGCGTGAATTTATGAGATTCCCTCAGAGCTTTTGGCAGATAGGACTTCAGGTATATTGGGAAATGCAACCATGGGGAGAAGACTTTTTTTATCAAAAACTTATAAAATATCTTGAAGATTGTGATGAAAGGGAAAATTTCATTGATGGCTATTTTTAG
- a CDS encoding glycosyltransferase family 1 protein codes for MKIAIDTRGATLYHGTGIGTYTENIINEFLKISRLNEFYLFCCGNFNKNFISKNSHIIYSSGKKSTFYNNFYIPDKIFRNNIDIYHIPQNGIGLNKCKNAKNVVTIHDLIPYIMPETVGSGYLKKFLEDMPHIIADADGILTVSEYSKKDILKYFSFYPENKIFVTPLAASKNYVPLNKKYCKKFVENKFNVPAPYILYIGGFSPRKNVIGLINAFKHIYKDLNANYKLLICGSLKDEGLRLYNYVKEINMDKNIIFTGFIEDDLLPILYNSADTFVYPSLYEGFGLPPLEAMSCKTAVITSNVTSIPEVTSDSAILINPLKENELEEALLKTLNDSLFRMSLAEKGYQRSLNFTWEKTAQKTLSAYKKILEE; via the coding sequence ATGAAAATTGCCATAGATACTCGTGGTGCTACTTTATATCATGGTACTGGAATAGGAACGTATACTGAAAATATTATAAATGAATTTTTAAAAATCTCACGCTTAAATGAATTTTATTTATTTTGTTGTGGCAATTTTAATAAAAACTTTATAAGCAAGAATAGTCACATAATATATTCATCTGGTAAAAAGAGTACTTTTTATAATAATTTTTATATACCTGATAAAATATTTAGAAATAACATAGATATATATCATATACCTCAAAACGGAATAGGACTTAATAAATGTAAGAATGCAAAAAATGTAGTTACTATTCATGATTTAATACCTTATATCATGCCTGAAACTGTAGGAAGCGGATACTTAAAAAAATTTTTAGAAGATATGCCTCATATAATAGCAGATGCAGATGGAATATTAACAGTATCAGAATACTCAAAAAAAGATATCCTCAAATATTTTAGCTTTTATCCTGAAAATAAAATATTCGTTACACCTCTTGCTGCTTCAAAAAATTATGTTCCACTAAATAAAAAATATTGCAAAAAATTTGTAGAAAACAAATTTAATGTTCCTGCGCCATACATACTTTATATAGGCGGATTTAGTCCAAGGAAGAATGTTATTGGTCTTATAAACGCATTTAAACACATTTATAAAGATTTAAATGCTAATTATAAATTATTAATTTGTGGTTCTCTTAAAGATGAGGGCCTAAGGCTTTATAATTATGTAAAAGAAATAAATATGGATAAAAATATTATTTTTACAGGTTTTATAGAAGATGATTTGCTTCCAATTTTATATAATAGTGCTGATACATTTGTATATCCATCTCTTTATGAAGGCTTTGGTCTTCCTCCACTTGAGGCTATGAGTTGTAAAACAGCAGTTATTACATCTAATGTTACATCTATTCCAGAAGTAACTAGTGATTCAGCAATTCTTATAAATCCTCTAAAAGAAAATGAATTAGAGGAAGCTCTTTTAAAGACATTAAATGATTCTTTATTTCGAATGTCTCTTGCGGAAAAAGGATATCAAAGAAGTCTTAATTTCACATGGGAAAAAACCGCGCAAAAAACATTATCTGCTTATAAAAAAATATTAGAAGAATAA
- a CDS encoding carbohydrate ABC transporter substrate-binding protein — MNKKIKIIGFFLALMIIIIMSIFFLRHSDKEKIEGSISIAVNDDMYEYMQDVADKFMLQNQGTNIKIDKISDTASLEDIIKDNTLNYTMVQINDTKLNKIYENVNIYSADENEYIKPYKSNFSKYRLQKEENQNIIKIPLTSRPLALFINESLLSKYGYTQSDINKWDDIIKIGQEVYQKSEGKVKLLSGTGQNYNDLLDLLLMEYVYTYNDNLDEDQIKILLDTKFNELKDSNVLTWNKNDKYIARIGSINAVKEISKLEDSENYVAIKVPTLNVGENKNFASEGSNLLLLNNSNNKLIEKFTTFLVTDNSIAVDYIKKGEFFSSFQSCYKSKEIEEKVNNFNGQSPFLLLANVEEKTPEFNSYKKYISIRNKNYQK, encoded by the coding sequence ATGAATAAAAAAATCAAAATTATAGGATTTTTTTTAGCGTTAATGATAATTATTATAATGTCAATATTTTTTTTAAGACATTCAGATAAAGAGAAGATAGAAGGAAGTATCTCAATTGCTGTAAACGACGATATGTATGAGTATATGCAAGATGTAGCTGATAAATTTATGTTACAAAATCAAGGAACTAATATAAAAATAGATAAGATTTCAGATACAGCTAGTTTAGAAGATATCATAAAAGATAATACTTTAAATTATACAATGGTTCAAATAAATGATACAAAACTTAATAAAATATATGAAAATGTAAATATATATTCGGCCGATGAAAATGAATATATAAAACCATATAAAAGTAATTTTTCGAAATATAGATTACAAAAAGAAGAAAATCAAAATATTATAAAAATTCCATTAACATCAAGACCACTAGCGTTATTTATTAATGAAAGTTTACTTAGTAAATATGGATATACACAGTCAGATATAAATAAATGGGATGATATAATAAAAATTGGACAAGAAGTATATCAAAAAAGTGAAGGAAAAGTGAAATTATTAAGTGGTACAGGTCAGAATTATAATGATTTATTAGATCTTCTTTTAATGGAATATGTTTATACATATAATGATAATCTAGATGAGGATCAAATAAAAATTTTACTAGATACAAAATTTAATGAGCTTAAAGATTCTAATGTACTTACATGGAACAAAAATGATAAATATATAGCGAGAATTGGATCTATTAATGCTGTTAAAGAAATATCGAAATTAGAAGATAGCGAGAATTATGTAGCGATAAAAGTTCCAACTTTAAATGTTGGAGAAAATAAAAATTTTGCCTCTGAGGGAAGCAATCTTTTACTTTTAAATAATTCAAACAATAAGCTTATAGAAAAATTCACAACATTTTTAGTTACAGATAATTCTATTGCAGTAGACTATATAAAAAAAGGCGAATTTTTCTCGAGTTTTCAGTCGTGTTATAAATCAAAAGAAATAGAAGAAAAAGTGAATAACTTTAATGGTCAAAGTCCATTTCTTCTTTTAGCTAACGTAGAAGAAAAAACACCAGAATTTAATTCGTATAAAAAATATATTTCTATACGAAATAAAAATTATCAAAAATAA
- a CDS encoding carboxypeptidase-like regulatory domain-containing protein, producing the protein MSGRVSVCSICPKENQQIDAVVKICKETRSAIYGTVVDEDMEPVADAVVKLLKVSDCGRGIIPLTHTFTDEFGQFLLGPLCPNQRYMLKIYKDSICIKYEEIEAECYEGCCIGEPGCNSCN; encoded by the coding sequence ATGAGCGGAAGAGTAAGTGTATGTTCTATTTGCCCAAAAGAAAATCAACAGATTGATGCTGTTGTTAAGATCTGCAAAGAGACTAGAAGTGCAATTTATGGAACTGTAGTAGATGAAGACATGGAACCTGTTGCAGATGCAGTAGTTAAATTATTAAAGGTATCAGATTGTGGAAGAGGAATTATACCATTAACTCATACTTTTACAGACGAATTTGGCCAGTTTTTGCTTGGACCTTTATGTCCTAATCAAAGATATATGCTTAAGATATATAAAGATTCAATTTGTATCAAATATGAAGAAATTGAAGCAGAATGCTATGAAGGATGTTGTATAGGCGAACCTGGATGCAATAGTTGCAATTAA
- a CDS encoding trypsin-like peptidase domain-containing protein, giving the protein MNNNDYIDVDSSPVNNNNNDQPVWGNFYEEPKNKGNNKSKGFSKFLGKVAIIVVISLLSGAAGSYGTYYMVKQNKLNLTTNNNLTYVPQSFTESEDNAMSATDAFNKVAPAVVIVSTKSLTDSMFGQQEVEGMGSGFIINQDGYILTNYHVISGAKEVTVTLSDGTEDKATVVNYDSEKDIAMIKLSDSSKVPAVAELGDSDAIYPGAEVIAIGTPLSKNFAQTLTKGVISGNNRTIETENGTSVNLIQTDAAINPGNSGGPLVNTKGQVIGINSMKLGSQTTSSASVEGLGFAIPINEVKEKIDSLSKQMVTLGVSIRDIDSDTAKQYDLPEGVYVLKVNEFSVAEKSGLQVGDVIVECDGKNVTKSTELKEMLNEKTSGESMSLTVVRDGKNIDISVNF; this is encoded by the coding sequence ATGAATAATAATGATTACATTGATGTTGATTCATCACCAGTTAATAATAATAATAATGATCAACCAGTATGGGGAAATTTTTATGAAGAGCCTAAGAATAAAGGGAATAATAAGAGTAAAGGATTTTCAAAGTTTTTAGGAAAAGTAGCAATTATAGTTGTAATATCACTTCTTTCAGGTGCTGCTGGAAGTTATGGTACATATTATATGGTTAAACAGAATAAGTTAAACTTAACTACAAATAATAATTTAACATATGTACCACAGTCTTTTACAGAGAGTGAAGACAATGCGATGTCAGCAACAGATGCGTTTAATAAAGTTGCACCAGCAGTAGTAATTGTATCAACTAAAAGCCTTACAGATAGTATGTTTGGTCAACAAGAAGTTGAAGGCATGGGTTCAGGCTTTATTATAAATCAAGATGGTTATATTCTTACAAATTATCATGTAATTTCAGGAGCAAAGGAAGTTACAGTTACATTAAGTGATGGAACTGAAGATAAAGCTACAGTTGTTAATTACGATTCAGAGAAGGATATAGCAATGATAAAACTAAGTGATAGTTCAAAAGTTCCTGCAGTAGCTGAACTTGGAGATTCAGATGCGATTTATCCTGGAGCAGAAGTTATAGCAATAGGAACTCCACTTTCGAAAAACTTTGCACAAACACTTACAAAAGGTGTTATAAGCGGAAACAATAGAACTATAGAAACAGAAAATGGTACTAGCGTTAATCTTATACAGACTGATGCTGCAATAAATCCTGGTAATAGTGGAGGACCTTTAGTCAACACAAAAGGACAGGTAATAGGAATTAATTCAATGAAGCTTGGTTCTCAGACTACATCATCTGCATCAGTTGAAGGATTAGGTTTTGCAATTCCTATAAATGAAGTAAAAGAAAAAATTGATTCATTATCAAAACAGATGGTTACATTAGGAGTAAGTATACGTGATATAGATAGTGATACTGCTAAGCAATATGATTTACCTGAAGGCGTATATGTTTTAAAGGTAAATGAATTTTCAGTGGCAGAAAAAAGTGGACTTCAAGTTGGAGATGTAATTGTTGAATGTGATGGTAAAAATGTTACTAAGAGTACAGAACTTAAAGAAATGCTCAATGAAAAAACTTCAGGTGAGTCAATGTCTTTAACAGTAGTCAGAGATGGGAAAAATATAGATATATCAGTTAACTTTTAG